A DNA window from Methylobacterium sp. NMS14P contains the following coding sequences:
- a CDS encoding microcin C ABC transporter permease YejB, with amino-acid sequence MLAYILRRIGLMIPTLFGIMLITFTIVQFAPGGPVERVLSQLQGQRDGAMSRVTGGSGDLGGASRPSGGGGDASSRYRGAQGLSPEFIAKLEKQFGFDRPAPERFAKMLWDYARFDFGRSYFRDVTVIQLIKERLPVSISLGLWMTLLSYAISIPLGIRKAVADGTRFDRATSFVVIIGYAIPGFMFGLMLIILFAGGSFYQWFPLRGLTSEGWESFSPWHKVTDYAWHMVLPLTALVIGAFATSTLLTKNSFLDEIRKQYVLTARMKGLSERRVLYGHVFRNAMLIVIAGFPGAFISAFFTGSLLIETIFSLDGLGELSFRAIVGRDYPVVFATLYIFSLLGLAVNLLSDLIYVWIDPRIDFSARAT; translated from the coding sequence ATGCTCGCCTACATCCTGCGCCGCATCGGCCTGATGATCCCGACCCTGTTCGGGATCATGCTGATCACCTTCACGATCGTGCAGTTCGCCCCCGGCGGCCCGGTGGAGCGGGTGCTGTCGCAGCTGCAGGGCCAGCGCGACGGGGCCATGTCCCGCGTCACCGGCGGGTCGGGCGACCTCGGCGGCGCCAGCCGGCCGTCGGGCGGCGGCGGCGACGCCAGTTCCCGCTATCGCGGCGCCCAGGGGTTGAGCCCGGAATTCATCGCCAAGCTCGAGAAGCAGTTCGGCTTCGACAGGCCGGCACCCGAGCGCTTCGCCAAGATGCTGTGGGACTACGCCCGGTTCGATTTCGGCCGCAGCTACTTCCGCGACGTCACGGTCATCCAGCTGATCAAGGAGCGCCTGCCGGTCTCGATCTCGCTGGGCCTGTGGATGACGCTGCTGTCCTACGCGATCTCGATCCCGCTCGGCATCCGCAAGGCGGTGGCCGACGGCACGCGCTTCGACCGCGCGACCTCCTTCGTGGTGATCATCGGCTACGCGATCCCGGGCTTCATGTTCGGGCTGATGCTCATCATCCTGTTCGCCGGCGGCTCGTTCTACCAGTGGTTCCCGCTCCGCGGCCTGACCAGCGAGGGCTGGGAGAGCTTCTCGCCCTGGCACAAGGTGACCGACTACGCGTGGCACATGGTGCTGCCGCTGACCGCCCTGGTGATCGGCGCCTTCGCCACCTCGACCCTGCTGACCAAGAACTCGTTCCTCGACGAGATCCGCAAGCAGTACGTGCTGACCGCGCGGATGAAGGGGCTGTCCGAGCGGCGCGTGCTCTACGGGCACGTGTTCCGCAACGCCATGCTGATCGTGATCGCGGGCTTCCCCGGCGCCTTCATCTCGGCCTTCTTCACCGGCTCGCTGCTGATCGAGACGATCTTCTCCCTCGACGGTCTCGGCGAGCTGTCGTTCCGGGCGATCGTCGGGCGCGACTACCCGGTGGTGTTCGCCACGCTCTACATCTTCTCGCTGCTCGGGCTCGCGGTGAACCTGCTGTCCGACCTGATCTACGTCTGGATCGACCCGCGGATCGATTTCTCGGCCCGGGCGACCTGA
- a CDS encoding Rrf2 family transcriptional regulator codes for MRLTRYTDYALRTLIYVGLHEPQQSSIAAIARAYGISENHLTKVVHQLGRLGLIRTIRGRGGGLRLAKPPEEIVVGAVVRQTEDDLALVECLGGGACAITAPCRLRRVLGEALAAFLAVLDRYTLADLLGAPDGDAIAALLGLAGPPGGEPPMPTGAASLPEA; via the coding sequence ATGCGCCTGACCCGCTACACGGATTACGCGCTGCGCACGCTGATCTACGTCGGGCTCCACGAGCCCCAGCAGAGCTCGATCGCCGCGATCGCGCGCGCCTACGGCATCTCGGAGAACCACCTGACCAAGGTGGTCCACCAGCTGGGTCGGCTCGGCCTGATCCGGACGATCCGCGGCCGGGGCGGCGGCCTCCGGCTGGCGAAGCCGCCGGAGGAGATCGTCGTCGGCGCGGTGGTGCGCCAGACCGAGGACGACCTGGCGCTGGTCGAATGCCTCGGCGGTGGGGCCTGCGCCATCACGGCCCCGTGCCGGCTCCGGCGGGTGCTGGGGGAGGCCTTGGCGGCGTTCCTCGCGGTCCTCGACCGCTACACCCTGGCGGATCTCCTCGGCGCGCCGGACGGCGACGCGATCGCGGCGCTGCTGGGCCTGGCCGGCCCTCCGGGCGGCGAGCCGCCGATGCCGACCGGCGCCGCGAGCCTGCCGGAGGCCTGA
- the hmpA gene encoding NO-inducible flavohemoprotein, whose product MPAPLSPATVALIKATVPALEAHGLTITKRMYERLFEDAAMRDLFNRSHHGETGAQPKALAQAVLAYARNIDNLGVLAGAVERIAQKHVALNILPEHYPHVADALLGAIGDVLGEAATPEIATAWGEAYWFLAELLIGREAAIYRDHASKPGGWNGWRDFVVDSVTQESETIRSFVLVPADGGPVLRHRPGQYLGFLLDLPGRGVLKRNYSVSCAPSDRAYRITVKREAAPGRPAGIASNWLHDHARPGTVLKVAAPAGDFSLDAESDAPVVLVSGGVGLTPMISMLETIAADSPDRPTWYVHGALFGRVHALRDHARSLAARARGTKLVTFYAEPEAADRPGEHYDVQGLITADWLAEHTPHDRATYYLCGPKPFLRDLATGLLRRGVPAERVKFEFFGPADELFEEPRRAA is encoded by the coding sequence ATGCCCGCGCCCCTGTCCCCCGCCACCGTCGCTCTCATCAAGGCCACCGTACCGGCCCTGGAGGCCCACGGCCTCACCATCACGAAGCGCATGTACGAGCGCCTGTTCGAGGACGCGGCGATGCGCGACCTCTTCAACCGGTCCCACCACGGCGAGACCGGCGCGCAGCCGAAAGCCCTGGCCCAGGCCGTGCTCGCCTACGCCCGCAACATCGACAATCTCGGCGTCCTGGCGGGCGCGGTGGAGCGCATCGCGCAGAAGCACGTCGCCCTGAACATCCTGCCGGAGCACTACCCGCACGTGGCCGACGCCCTCCTCGGCGCGATCGGGGACGTCCTCGGCGAGGCCGCCACGCCGGAGATCGCCACCGCCTGGGGCGAGGCCTACTGGTTCCTGGCGGAACTGCTGATCGGCCGGGAGGCCGCGATCTACCGCGACCACGCCTCCAAGCCGGGCGGCTGGAACGGCTGGCGCGACTTCGTGGTCGACAGCGTGACCCAGGAGAGCGAGACGATCCGCTCCTTCGTCCTGGTGCCGGCCGACGGCGGCCCGGTGCTGCGGCATCGGCCGGGCCAGTATCTCGGCTTCCTCCTGGACCTGCCGGGCCGCGGCGTGCTGAAGCGGAACTACTCGGTGTCCTGCGCGCCGAGCGACCGGGCCTACCGCATCACCGTCAAGCGCGAGGCGGCGCCGGGCCGCCCGGCCGGGATCGCCTCGAACTGGCTGCACGACCACGCGCGGCCCGGCACCGTGCTGAAGGTCGCCGCCCCCGCGGGCGACTTCAGCCTCGACGCCGAGAGCGACGCGCCCGTGGTGCTGGTCAGCGGCGGGGTCGGGCTGACCCCGATGATCAGCATGCTGGAGACCATCGCGGCGGACAGTCCGGACCGGCCGACCTGGTACGTGCACGGCGCCCTATTCGGCCGCGTGCACGCCCTGCGCGACCACGCCCGGTCGCTCGCGGCGCGGGCCCGCGGCACGAAGCTCGTGACCTTCTACGCGGAGCCCGAAGCCGCGGACCGGCCGGGTGAGCACTACGACGTCCAGGGCCTGATCACCGCGGACTGGCTCGCGGAGCACACGCCGCACGACCGCGCGACCTACTATCTGTGCGGTCCCAAGCCGTTCCTGCGCGATCTCGCCACCGGCCTGCTGCGCCGCGGCGTCCCGGCCGAGCGGGTGAAGTTCGAGTTCTTCGGCCCGGCCGACGAGCTCTTCGAGGAGCCCCGTCGGGCGGCCTAG
- a CDS encoding AraC family transcriptional regulator → MLTEARAAGRSTEAADYQDVPRPVAVMPKTYAAGMHLARHFHPRAQLLYATSGLMMAFAEDGTWVVPEGHALWIPPLLPHAVATHGAVAMCSAYLDPAAVRSFPASCRVIAVSRLLASALTALAEEPVLYAVDGRGGHLAALVLDEIGRAPATPLALPLPRDSRLRRVCLALIEDPASEADLDSWADRAGASRRTLTRGFRAETGLSFGDWRARARVIRALALAAEGRPPRAVAAAVGYRSAQALRTTVARVFGTDHPLRGA, encoded by the coding sequence ATGTTGACGGAGGCGCGCGCCGCGGGGCGGTCGACCGAGGCGGCCGACTATCAGGACGTGCCCCGCCCGGTCGCGGTGATGCCCAAGACCTACGCGGCCGGGATGCATCTCGCCCGGCACTTCCATCCCCGCGCGCAGCTGCTCTACGCCACGTCCGGGCTGATGATGGCGTTCGCGGAGGACGGCACCTGGGTCGTTCCCGAGGGGCACGCCCTCTGGATCCCGCCGCTTCTGCCGCACGCGGTCGCGACCCACGGCGCCGTCGCGATGTGCTCGGCCTATCTCGATCCCGCCGCGGTCCGGTCCTTCCCGGCGAGTTGCCGGGTGATCGCGGTGTCGCGGCTCCTGGCCTCCGCGCTCACGGCGCTGGCGGAGGAGCCGGTGCTGTACGCGGTCGACGGTCGCGGCGGCCACCTCGCCGCCCTGGTGCTCGACGAGATCGGCCGGGCCCCCGCGACGCCGCTCGCGCTGCCGCTCCCGCGCGACTCGCGCCTGCGCCGGGTCTGCCTCGCGCTGATCGAGGATCCGGCCTCGGAGGCCGATCTCGACTCCTGGGCCGACCGTGCCGGCGCGAGCCGGCGCACGCTCACGCGCGGGTTCCGCGCGGAGACGGGCCTCAGCTTCGGCGATTGGCGGGCCAGGGCCCGCGTGATCCGGGCGCTGGCGCTCGCGGCCGAGGGGCGGCCGCCGCGGGCGGTCGCGGCGGCCGTCGGCTACCGGAGCGCGCAAGCGCTGCGGACGACCGTGGCGCGGGTGTTCGGCACGGACCACCCGCTCCGCGGCGCCTAG
- a CDS encoding MFS transporter, with product MDSDTLSRRTLRFVNVAHALDHFVLLIYPTAVIAIAAQTGLGYGELIGLATGAFVAFGLCSLPMGSLADRFGRRNMLAVFFFGYGLSCLGVATASTPLGFALWLCVLGLASAIYHPVGSAMLVTHARRLGHDLGINGVWGNLGAASASGLTALLAATVSWRAAFVVPGLVCLACGAAFVALVPGDGDAAGRKAAGAAVIPVTRPWALMAMFALSIFAGGLTFNLTTISLPKVIDEGVGQALPLALTGSIATGVFLFGALMQLAMGRLIDRYSLPSLFVALSVLQPLGLGIAAVSTGLPLLAGLVLAMTAIYGQVVINDAMIARYVPPAYRARAYSVRYFVGFTASGFVVPAIALLHDRGGFALVLGVASACGAVIWLAALGFLRLTQGGERPALAAAE from the coding sequence ATGGATTCGGATACGCTGTCCCGCCGCACCCTGCGCTTCGTGAACGTCGCGCACGCCCTCGACCATTTCGTGCTGCTGATCTACCCGACCGCGGTCATCGCCATCGCGGCCCAGACCGGGCTCGGCTACGGCGAGCTGATCGGGCTCGCCACCGGCGCCTTCGTGGCCTTCGGCCTGTGCTCGCTGCCGATGGGCTCACTCGCCGACCGGTTCGGGCGGCGCAACATGCTGGCGGTGTTCTTCTTCGGCTACGGCCTGTCCTGCCTCGGCGTCGCGACCGCCTCGACGCCGCTGGGCTTCGCCCTCTGGCTCTGCGTCCTCGGGCTCGCCTCGGCGATCTACCACCCGGTCGGCTCGGCCATGCTGGTCACCCACGCCCGCCGGCTCGGGCACGATCTCGGCATCAACGGCGTCTGGGGCAATCTCGGCGCGGCCTCGGCCTCCGGCCTGACCGCGCTGCTCGCCGCCACGGTCAGCTGGCGCGCGGCCTTCGTCGTTCCCGGCCTCGTCTGCCTCGCCTGCGGGGCCGCCTTCGTGGCGCTGGTCCCGGGCGACGGCGACGCCGCGGGGAGGAAGGCCGCCGGCGCGGCGGTGATCCCGGTCACCCGGCCCTGGGCGCTCATGGCGATGTTCGCCCTGTCGATCTTCGCGGGCGGCCTGACCTTCAACCTGACGACGATCAGCCTGCCCAAGGTGATCGACGAGGGCGTCGGGCAGGCGCTGCCCCTGGCGCTGACCGGCTCGATCGCCACCGGCGTCTTCCTGTTCGGCGCCCTGATGCAGCTCGCCATGGGCCGGCTGATCGACCGCTACAGCCTGCCGTCCCTGTTCGTGGCCCTGTCGGTGCTGCAGCCGCTGGGGCTCGGGATCGCGGCCGTCTCCACCGGCCTGCCGCTGCTCGCCGGGCTCGTCCTCGCCATGACGGCGATCTACGGGCAGGTGGTGATCAACGACGCGATGATCGCCCGCTACGTGCCGCCCGCCTACCGGGCCCGCGCCTACAGCGTGCGCTACTTCGTGGGCTTCACGGCGAGCGGCTTCGTGGTGCCGGCGATCGCCCTGCTGCACGACCGCGGCGGCTTCGCGCTGGTCCTCGGCGTCGCCTCCGCCTGCGGCGCGGTGATCTGGCTCGCGGCCCTGGGCTTCCTGAGGCTGACGCAGGGCGGCGAGCGGCCCGCGCTGGCCGCCGCCGAGTAG
- a CDS encoding GNAT family N-acetyltransferase, which yields MTDLSLVIRPERPEDAPAIERLHARTFGPGRFARTAYRLREGAAERIDLGITASVGSFLVGSVRMGPVRTGATPFVMLGPLAVDPSFEGRGIGGTLTRAAIDGARRAGEGLVILVGDAPYYARFGFTSVPPGRLTLPGPVDPARLLWLELAEGFGAGASGLIESVRT from the coding sequence GTGACCGACCTGTCCCTCGTCATCCGGCCGGAGCGGCCGGAGGATGCCCCCGCCATCGAGCGCCTCCACGCCCGGACCTTCGGCCCCGGCCGCTTCGCCCGCACCGCCTACCGCCTCCGCGAGGGCGCGGCCGAGCGGATCGATCTCGGCATCACCGCCTCGGTCGGCAGCTTCCTCGTCGGCTCGGTCCGGATGGGTCCGGTGCGGACCGGGGCGACGCCCTTCGTGATGCTCGGCCCCCTGGCGGTCGATCCGAGCTTCGAGGGTCGCGGCATCGGCGGCACCCTGACCCGCGCGGCGATCGACGGGGCCCGGCGGGCGGGCGAGGGCCTGGTGATCCTCGTCGGCGACGCGCCCTACTACGCCCGCTTCGGGTTCACCTCGGTTCCGCCCGGGCGCCTGACCCTGCCGGGGCCGGTCGACCCCGCGCGCCTGCTGTGGCTGGAGCTCGCCGAGGGTTTCGGCGCCGGCGCGTCGGGCCTGATCGAGTCGGTCCGGACCTGA
- a CDS encoding multidrug effflux MFS transporter encodes MTERRAPLPLLVAVTMTGTVALHIFVPALAAAAVDLGTNAAGAQLTITVYLIGLAGGQLLYGPLSDRYGRRPILIGGLGLYLAGLLLAIPAPNIGVLLVARVLQSLGACGSLVIGRAMVRDVSTREDAARKLAILTTAMTLTPALAPAIGGVVNEAFGWRAVFVVLAGLVAVLGALVVFTLPETNRHKVALPGFVAVLAGYLRLVRVPVFRAYLVAGACGGTSLYAFLAVAPFLLVDRLGRSSQEVGFDSLIVVFGMVGGAVLASRLAARVPIRKAARRGNLLCIVAAVSLLIVDRTGMLGVVSLIVPLFAYAVGVGLLSPNAVAGLMNVDPHAAGSASSLYGFTQMTFGALFTAAASAWPATSATPVALALLAAGLIAALALRRA; translated from the coding sequence GTGACGGAGCGCCGGGCCCCCCTGCCGCTCCTGGTCGCCGTGACCATGACCGGTACGGTGGCGCTGCACATCTTCGTGCCGGCGCTCGCGGCGGCGGCCGTCGACCTCGGCACCAACGCCGCTGGCGCCCAGCTGACGATCACCGTCTACCTGATCGGGCTCGCGGGCGGTCAGCTCCTCTACGGGCCGCTCTCGGACCGGTACGGGCGGCGCCCGATCCTGATCGGCGGACTCGGCCTCTACCTCGCCGGGCTGCTGCTCGCGATCCCCGCGCCGAACATCGGTGTCCTCCTCGTCGCCCGGGTCCTGCAGTCGCTCGGCGCCTGCGGCTCGCTGGTGATCGGCCGGGCGATGGTCCGCGACGTCTCGACCCGCGAGGACGCGGCCCGGAAGCTCGCGATCCTCACCACCGCGATGACGCTCACGCCCGCGCTGGCCCCGGCGATCGGCGGCGTGGTGAACGAGGCCTTCGGCTGGCGCGCCGTGTTCGTGGTGCTGGCCGGCCTCGTCGCGGTGCTGGGCGCGCTCGTGGTCTTCACCCTGCCCGAGACCAACCGCCACAAGGTCGCGCTGCCGGGCTTCGTCGCGGTTCTGGCCGGCTACCTGCGGCTGGTGCGGGTCCCGGTGTTCCGCGCCTACTTGGTGGCGGGGGCCTGCGGCGGCACCAGCCTCTACGCCTTCCTGGCGGTGGCGCCGTTCCTCCTCGTGGACCGGCTCGGGCGCTCCTCGCAGGAGGTGGGCTTCGACTCACTGATCGTCGTGTTCGGCATGGTCGGCGGCGCCGTCCTGGCGAGCCGGCTCGCCGCCCGGGTGCCGATCCGCAAGGCGGCGCGGCGCGGGAATCTCCTCTGCATCGTCGCGGCGGTGTCCCTGCTGATCGTGGACCGCACCGGCATGCTCGGCGTGGTCAGCCTGATCGTGCCGCTCTTCGCCTACGCGGTGGGCGTCGGCCTGCTCAGCCCCAACGCGGTGGCGGGGCTGATGAACGTCGACCCGCACGCGGCCGGGTCAGCCTCCAGCCTCTACGGTTTCACGCAGATGACGTTCGGGGCGCTGTTCACGGCCGCCGCCTCCGCGTGGCCCGCGACCTCGGCGACGCCGGTGGCGCTGGCGCTGCTCGCGGCCGGGCTGATCGCCGCGCTGGCGCTCCGGCGGGCCTGA
- a CDS encoding c-type cytochrome, whose product MNSFEVNKVLGAVLGALLFAAGSGFVAELIYHPKPAGNAGYDLPEPQPQAASAATEAKVEPIAVRLASANVEKGEAGTKACHACHSFEKGGPNKVGPDLYGIVERSKGAHAGFDYSAAMKEKGGTWTYADLDEFLTNPKAYVKGTKMAYAGIAAPQERANVIAYLRTLAESPKPLPAVEKSDAAPAAAPAAAKPEDKPAADKPSADKPAAGKASEGKDSPAKPADTGTAKPVEAKSPGSPRTTGESSDRNAPAPPASAHDSDQQGQPSSMIPAEPTAPTAPAAKEPAAKANPEAVERAKDLEVGGPTKDLNAPLPTPQPLPKE is encoded by the coding sequence ATGAACTCGTTCGAGGTGAACAAGGTCCTGGGTGCGGTCCTCGGCGCCCTTCTGTTCGCGGCCGGATCGGGTTTCGTCGCCGAATTGATCTACCACCCGAAGCCGGCGGGCAATGCCGGCTACGATCTGCCCGAGCCGCAGCCCCAGGCCGCATCCGCGGCGACCGAGGCCAAGGTCGAGCCGATCGCCGTCCGCCTCGCCAGCGCCAACGTCGAGAAGGGCGAGGCCGGCACCAAGGCCTGCCACGCCTGCCACAGCTTCGAGAAGGGCGGCCCGAACAAGGTCGGCCCCGACCTGTACGGCATCGTCGAGCGGTCGAAGGGCGCGCATGCGGGCTTCGACTACTCGGCGGCCATGAAGGAGAAGGGCGGCACTTGGACCTACGCCGACCTCGACGAGTTCCTCACGAACCCGAAGGCCTACGTGAAGGGCACCAAGATGGCCTACGCGGGCATCGCCGCGCCGCAGGAGCGGGCCAACGTCATCGCCTACCTGCGGACGCTCGCCGAATCGCCGAAGCCGCTGCCGGCCGTCGAGAAGAGCGACGCCGCGCCGGCGGCCGCGCCCGCCGCGGCCAAGCCCGAGGACAAGCCCGCCGCCGACAAGCCGTCCGCCGACAAGCCCGCCGCCGGCAAGGCGTCCGAGGGCAAGGACAGCCCGGCCAAGCCCGCCGATACCGGCACCGCCAAGCCGGTCGAGGCGAAGTCGCCCGGCAGCCCGCGCACGACCGGCGAGTCGAGCGACCGCAACGCGCCGGCCCCGCCGGCCAGCGCCCACGACAGCGACCAGCAGGGCCAGCCCTCGAGCATGATCCCCGCCGAGCCGACCGCGCCGACGGCGCCGGCCGCCAAGGAGCCGGCCGCGAAGGCCAATCCCGAGGCGGTCGAGCGGGCGAAGGATCTCGAGGTCGGCGGCCCGACCAAGGATCTGAACGCGCCGCTGCCGACGCCGCAGCCGCTGCCGAAGGAGTAA
- a CDS encoding 3-deoxy-manno-octulosonate cytidylyltransferase produces the protein MFDPLVLIPARLAATRLPNKPLADIAGEAMIVHVWRRAVEAGIGPVVVATDTVEIARTVEAAGGLAVMTRADHPSGSDRLAEALEIVDPEGRHDVVVNVQGDLPTIDPAIIGASVAPLADRTVDIVTLCAPITDPHEADNPNVVKLVGHAVGPGRLRALYFTRARAPWGDGPLWHHIGLYAYRRTALSRFVALPPGELEVREKLEQLRALEAGMRIDAAIVDDLPLGVDTPADLERARALLQGRRLN, from the coding sequence ATGTTCGATCCCCTGGTCCTGATCCCGGCGCGCCTCGCCGCGACCCGCCTGCCGAACAAGCCGCTGGCCGACATCGCCGGCGAGGCCATGATCGTCCATGTCTGGCGCCGGGCCGTGGAGGCCGGCATCGGCCCCGTGGTGGTCGCCACCGACACGGTGGAGATCGCCCGCACGGTCGAGGCCGCGGGCGGCCTCGCGGTGATGACCCGGGCCGACCACCCGTCGGGCTCCGACCGGCTCGCCGAGGCCCTGGAGATCGTCGATCCGGAGGGCCGCCACGACGTGGTCGTCAACGTGCAGGGCGACCTGCCGACCATCGACCCGGCGATCATCGGCGCCTCCGTCGCGCCGCTCGCCGACCGCACCGTCGACATCGTCACCCTCTGCGCGCCGATCACCGATCCGCATGAGGCCGACAATCCCAACGTGGTCAAGCTCGTCGGCCACGCTGTCGGTCCCGGGCGCCTGCGCGCCCTCTACTTCACCCGCGCCCGCGCCCCCTGGGGCGACGGTCCCCTCTGGCACCATATCGGCCTCTACGCCTACCGGCGCACGGCGCTCAGCCGATTCGTCGCCTTGCCGCCCGGCGAGCTGGAGGTGCGGGAGAAGCTGGAGCAGCTGCGGGCCCTCGAGGCCGGCATGCGCATCGATGCCGCCATCGTCGACGACCTGCCGCTCGGCGTCGACACCCCCGCCGACCTGGAACGGGCCCGCGCCCTGCTGCAGGGCCGGCGCCTGAACTGA
- a CDS encoding prephenate dehydratase — protein MTDRTIAYQGEPGANSHIICAEAYPDWTPFPCPTFEDAFAAVTEGRAQRAMIPIENSIAGRVADIHHLIPISPLHIVAEHFLPIHFQLMVLPGTKLEALKSVHSHVHALGQCRRIIRRLGLKAVVAGDTAGAAREIAEIGDPSRAALAPALAAEVYGLDMLERDVEDEAHNTTRFVVFSPEAEPVAQGTEPCVTSFVFRVRNIPAALYKALGGFATNGVNMSKLESYMVDGEFTATQFYAEVDGHPEDPGLSRALDELGFFSRELRVIGTYPAHPFREAARPAAE, from the coding sequence ATGACCGACCGCACCATCGCCTACCAGGGTGAGCCCGGGGCCAACTCGCACATCATCTGCGCGGAGGCCTACCCGGACTGGACGCCCTTCCCCTGCCCGACCTTCGAGGACGCCTTCGCGGCGGTGACGGAGGGTCGCGCCCAGCGGGCGATGATCCCGATCGAGAACTCGATCGCGGGCCGCGTCGCCGACATCCACCACCTGATCCCGATCTCGCCGCTGCACATCGTGGCCGAGCACTTCCTGCCGATTCACTTCCAGCTGATGGTCCTGCCGGGCACGAAGCTCGAGGCGCTGAAGAGCGTCCACAGCCACGTCCACGCGCTGGGCCAGTGCCGCCGGATCATCCGCCGGCTGGGCCTGAAGGCCGTGGTCGCCGGCGACACCGCCGGGGCGGCGCGCGAGATCGCCGAGATCGGCGACCCGAGCCGGGCGGCTCTGGCGCCCGCCCTCGCCGCCGAGGTCTACGGCCTCGACATGCTGGAGCGGGACGTCGAGGACGAGGCGCACAACACCACCCGGTTCGTGGTGTTCTCCCCCGAGGCCGAGCCGGTCGCCCAGGGCACCGAGCCCTGCGTGACGAGCTTCGTGTTCCGCGTCCGCAACATCCCGGCCGCCCTCTACAAGGCGCTCGGCGGCTTCGCGACCAACGGCGTCAACATGTCGAAGCTCGAGAGCTACATGGTCGACGGCGAGTTCACCGCCACGCAGTTCTACGCCGAGGTCGACGGCCATCCGGAGGATCCGGGCCTCAGCCGCGCGCTGGACGAGCTCGGCTTCTTCTCGCGCGAGCTGCGGGTGATCGGGACCTACCCGGCCCACCCGTTCCGCGAGGCGGCGCGGCCGGCGGCGGAGTGA
- a CDS encoding tyrosine-protein phosphatase, with protein MFNRFLKPETRYARRMARIARFERPIAGPGDRLMAWANMLLMDHGVFRLAYLNRHRVGAGALWRSAQPGPHQLARFRAEGVRTIISLRGGREHGSWPLQREACERHGLKLVEFVLRSREAPDRATILGAKAFFAGIEYPAVMHCKSGADRAGLASALYLILHEGRPVAEAARQLSARYGHLRFAKTGILDAFFARYRLEGEANGLDFLTWVETVYDPEALKRDFRPGFWSDLAADRVLRRE; from the coding sequence TTGTTCAACCGCTTCCTCAAGCCCGAGACGCGCTACGCGCGCCGCATGGCCCGGATCGCCCGCTTCGAGCGGCCGATCGCCGGTCCCGGCGACCGGCTGATGGCCTGGGCCAACATGCTGCTGATGGACCACGGCGTCTTCCGCCTCGCCTATCTCAACCGGCACCGGGTCGGCGCCGGCGCCCTCTGGCGCTCGGCCCAGCCCGGCCCCCACCAGCTCGCCCGCTTCCGGGCCGAGGGGGTGCGGACGATCATCTCCCTGCGCGGCGGGCGCGAGCACGGGTCGTGGCCGCTGCAGCGCGAGGCCTGCGAGCGCCACGGGCTCAAGCTCGTCGAGTTCGTGCTCCGCTCGCGGGAGGCGCCGGACCGGGCCACCATCCTGGGCGCCAAGGCGTTCTTCGCCGGCATCGAGTACCCGGCCGTGATGCACTGCAAGTCCGGCGCCGACCGGGCCGGCCTCGCCTCGGCCCTGTACCTGATCCTGCACGAGGGCCGCCCGGTGGCCGAGGCCGCCCGGCAGCTCTCCGCCCGCTACGGCCATCTCCGCTTCGCCAAGACCGGCATCCTCGACGCGTTCTTCGCCCGGTACCGCCTCGAGGGCGAGGCGAACGGCCTCGACTTCCTGACCTGGGTCGAGACCGTCTACGATCCCGAGGCGCTCAAGCGCGACTTCCGGCCGGGCTTCTGGTCGGATCTGGCGGCCGACCGGGTGCTCCGGCGGGAGTGA
- a CDS encoding GNAT family N-acetyltransferase — MSTRTTSIRRAREADLGGLSKVFDASWREAYRGIIPGVALERLISTRDRAWWRGALRRGRPIAVVETGDLVVGYAAYGRTRSRSLGTEAEIDELYLLPEYQGVGLGRRLFRAVRNDLADHGLARLGVWSLEDNARASAFYEGLGGVAGPRVLDRVAGLPLPKVGFLFG; from the coding sequence ATGAGCACGCGCACCACGAGCATCCGCCGGGCCCGCGAGGCCGATCTCGGCGGCTTGTCCAAGGTGTTCGATGCGTCGTGGCGCGAGGCCTATCGCGGCATCATCCCGGGCGTCGCCCTGGAGCGGCTGATCTCCACCCGGGACCGGGCGTGGTGGCGGGGCGCCCTGCGCCGCGGGCGGCCGATCGCGGTGGTCGAGACGGGCGACCTCGTCGTCGGCTACGCGGCCTACGGGCGGACGCGCAGCCGGTCGCTCGGGACCGAGGCCGAGATCGACGAACTCTACCTGCTTCCGGAGTACCAGGGTGTCGGCCTGGGCCGCCGCCTGTTCCGGGCGGTGCGCAACGACCTCGCGGATCACGGCCTCGCGCGGCTCGGCGTGTGGAGCCTGGAGGACAACGCCCGCGCCAGCGCCTTCTACGAGGGGCTCGGCGGCGTCGCCGGCCCGCGGGTGCTGGACCGCGTGGCGGGCCTCCCGCTCCCGAAGGTCGGGTTTCTCTTCGGCTAA